The Faecalibacterium prausnitzii genome includes a window with the following:
- a CDS encoding ATP-binding protein, which yields MNIKRAKEEIEHTVKAYLAKDALGEYAIPAIRQRPILLMGPPGIGKTQIMEQAARECGVALVAYTITHHTRQSAVGLPFIRQRHYDGKDVSVTEYTMSEIIASVYARMEATGLKEGILFIDEINCVSETLAPTMLQFLQCKTFGNQAVPAGWVIVAAGNPPEYNKSVRDFDIVTLDRVRRMDIEPDLQVWKDYARAAHLHSAILSYLDLHPQNFYQINADVDGTQFVTARGWEDLSNLLDTYEALGLKADEALIRQYIQHEKIAEDFSAYLDLYYKYRDDYGVEEILAGQAKPAVFARLLNAPFDERLSLVSLLLSGLNNRFTASRRADAAADACYAFLREAKQGFATLPDDIPDGPATLFNQMMTDYDAETQRQREAGLLSRDALATRLKVYAVLRQWEAELRRAKAAGTQEAFDLLRTQFQSLSDERDAAQEAAASALEAAFDFMEQAFAESQEMVVFVTELTLAPAAHAFITENGCPRYFQYNKDLLLDHRKAALQQELAAEERRHGGM from the coding sequence ATGAACATCAAACGAGCCAAAGAAGAGATCGAACACACCGTCAAAGCGTATCTGGCCAAGGATGCGCTGGGCGAATACGCCATCCCGGCCATCCGGCAGCGCCCCATCCTGCTGATGGGCCCTCCGGGCATCGGCAAGACCCAGATCATGGAACAGGCGGCGCGGGAGTGCGGCGTGGCGCTGGTGGCCTATACCATCACCCACCACACCCGCCAGAGCGCGGTGGGCCTGCCCTTCATCCGCCAGCGCCATTATGACGGGAAAGACGTCTCGGTGACGGAATACACCATGAGCGAGATCATCGCCAGCGTCTACGCCAGAATGGAGGCCACCGGCCTGAAGGAGGGCATCCTCTTCATTGATGAGATCAACTGCGTCTCCGAGACGCTGGCCCCCACCATGCTGCAATTTTTGCAGTGCAAGACCTTCGGCAACCAGGCCGTCCCGGCGGGCTGGGTCATCGTGGCGGCAGGCAATCCGCCGGAGTATAACAAATCGGTCCGTGATTTCGACATCGTCACGCTGGACCGTGTCCGCCGGATGGACATCGAGCCGGATCTACAGGTCTGGAAGGACTACGCCCGCGCTGCCCACCTGCACAGCGCGATCCTGAGCTATCTCGACCTTCACCCGCAGAACTTCTATCAGATCAACGCCGATGTGGACGGCACCCAGTTCGTCACCGCCCGCGGCTGGGAGGACCTCTCCAATCTGCTGGATACCTACGAGGCGCTGGGCCTCAAGGCAGACGAGGCACTCATCCGCCAGTACATCCAGCATGAGAAGATTGCGGAGGATTTCTCGGCCTACCTCGACCTCTACTACAAATACCGCGACGACTACGGCGTGGAAGAGATCCTGGCCGGGCAGGCCAAACCCGCCGTCTTCGCTCGCCTGCTCAACGCGCCCTTCGACGAGCGGCTGAGCCTTGTCAGCCTGCTCCTGTCCGGCCTGAACAACCGGTTCACGGCGTCCCGCCGGGCCGATGCTGCGGCCGATGCCTGCTATGCCTTCCTGCGGGAGGCCAAACAGGGCTTTGCGACCCTGCCCGATGACATCCCGGATGGCCCGGCAACTCTGTTCAACCAGATGATGACCGACTACGACGCCGAGACCCAGCGCCAGCGCGAGGCGGGTCTGCTCAGCCGCGACGCGCTGGCCACCCGGCTCAAGGTCTATGCCGTCCTGCGCCAGTGGGAGGCGGAACTGCGCCGCGCCAAGGCGGCGGGCACACAGGAAGCCTTCGACCTGCTGCGCACCCAGTTCCAGTCGCTCTCCGACGAGCGGGATGCCGCACAGGAGGCGGCAGCCAGCGCACTGGAAGCGGCCTTCGATTTTATGGAGCAGGCCTTTGCCGAGAGCCAGGAGATGGTGGTCTTTGTCACCGAGCTGACGCTGGCCCCTGCCGCCCATGCGTTCATCACCGAGAACGGCTGCCCCCGGTACTTCCAGTACAACAAGGACCTGCTGCTCGACCACCGCAAAGCGGCATTGCAGCAGGAGCTGGCGGCAGAAGAGCGCCGCCACGGGGGAATGTGA
- a CDS encoding glutamine--tRNA ligase/YqeY domain fusion protein yields the protein MADKNFLTEIIDADLAEGKVSEIHTRFPPEPNGYLHIGSAKAIYINWSIANQYGGKFNLRLDDTNPAREGEEYVNSIIEDLHWLGADPNGGIFYGSDYFDKCYEYAEKLILEGKAYVDDLTRDEMREYRGNDAGKPSRPSPWRDRTPEENLDLFRRMRAGEFQEGEKTLRAKIDLASPNMNLRDPAIYRIKYAEHHRQGSKWCIYPMYDFAHPIQDAIEGITHSMCSLEFENHRPLYNWVIENIFGTEFPKQREFARLNMTNTVMSKRYLRELVEMGIVDGWDDPRMPTLCGLRRRGYTPTSIFTFVREAGISKSDNLIDMRQLEACIRSELDLTAQRRIAVLDPVKLIIDNYPEEKTEYFDIANNPNREANDATTRKVAFTRELWIENEDFAEVPPPKFKRLTIGGEVRLMGAYLVKCESIEKNPDGSIAAIHCTADIETGNGNPADGRKVKGTIHWVSAAHAVDAEVRLYDKLFTEANMNAIPEGSDYKDYLNPESVTVRTHCKLEESLKDAKPGEKFQFVRTGFFTPDSKNPGVYNRVVTLRDSFKPAK from the coding sequence ATGGCTGATAAAAACTTTTTGACCGAGATCATCGACGCCGACCTCGCCGAGGGCAAGGTCAGCGAGATCCATACCCGTTTCCCGCCGGAGCCCAACGGCTACCTGCACATCGGCAGCGCCAAGGCGATCTATATCAACTGGTCCATCGCGAACCAGTACGGCGGCAAATTCAATCTGCGTCTGGACGACACCAACCCCGCCCGCGAAGGTGAGGAGTATGTCAACAGCATCATCGAAGACCTGCACTGGCTGGGTGCCGACCCCAACGGCGGCATCTTCTACGGCAGCGACTACTTCGACAAGTGCTATGAGTATGCCGAGAAGCTCATCCTCGAAGGCAAGGCCTACGTGGACGACCTGACCCGCGACGAGATGCGCGAGTACCGCGGCAATGACGCGGGCAAGCCCTCCCGCCCCTCTCCGTGGCGCGACCGTACCCCGGAGGAGAATCTGGACCTGTTCCGCCGGATGCGTGCCGGGGAGTTCCAGGAGGGCGAAAAGACCCTGCGTGCAAAGATCGACCTGGCCAGCCCCAACATGAACCTGCGCGACCCGGCCATCTACCGCATCAAGTATGCGGAGCACCACCGCCAGGGCAGCAAGTGGTGCATCTACCCGATGTACGACTTCGCGCACCCCATCCAGGACGCCATCGAGGGCATCACCCACAGCATGTGCAGCCTGGAGTTCGAGAACCACCGCCCGCTGTACAACTGGGTCATCGAGAACATCTTCGGGACCGAGTTCCCCAAGCAGCGCGAGTTCGCCCGCCTGAACATGACCAACACCGTCATGAGCAAGCGCTACCTGCGCGAGCTGGTGGAAATGGGCATCGTGGACGGCTGGGACGATCCCCGGATGCCGACTCTGTGCGGTCTGCGCCGCCGCGGCTACACCCCGACTTCCATCTTTACTTTTGTGCGTGAGGCCGGTATCTCCAAGTCGGACAACCTCATCGACATGCGCCAGCTGGAAGCCTGCATCCGCAGTGAACTGGACCTGACCGCGCAGCGCCGCATTGCCGTGCTGGACCCGGTCAAGCTCATCATCGACAACTACCCGGAAGAGAAGACCGAGTACTTCGACATCGCCAACAACCCCAACCGCGAGGCCAACGATGCCACCACCCGCAAGGTGGCGTTCACCCGCGAGCTGTGGATCGAGAACGAGGACTTCGCCGAGGTGCCGCCTCCCAAGTTCAAGCGCCTGACCATCGGCGGCGAGGTCCGCCTGATGGGTGCATATCTCGTCAAGTGCGAGAGCATCGAGAAGAACCCTGACGGCAGCATTGCCGCCATCCACTGCACCGCTGACATCGAGACCGGCAATGGCAACCCGGCCGACGGCCGCAAGGTCAAAGGCACCATCCACTGGGTGAGCGCCGCCCACGCCGTGGACGCCGAGGTCCGCCTGTACGACAAGCTCTTCACCGAGGCCAACATGAACGCCATCCCGGAGGGCAGCGACTACAAGGACTACCTGAACCCGGAGAGCGTGACCGTGCGCACCCACTGCAAGCTGGAAGAGAGCCTGAAGGATGCCAAGCCCGGCGAAAAGTTCCAGTTCGTCCGCACCGGTTTTTTCACCCCGGATTCCAAGAACCCCGGCGTGTACAACCGTGTCGTGACCCTGCGCGACAGCTTCAAACCTGCAAAATAA
- a CDS encoding DUF4349 domain-containing protein, which produces MRWYEYKMEVDDVHAPDDLKEKLLAMQKARQAEQAASGTTPKPQLTPAPALEKKKKAPIRFPVKRAAELAACVALCGVCLYGAALSKSSWNGVTLFSGGSAPSTAAAYDAAPELATYSLDGGADTYGTGSAKHAVRDAGSADLLTSGNVEGENAASGTVDSAKLIYTADLSIETQDFDWSQQQLNETLSDVDGYMESSNEYTDSTDNTRTLSLTLRVPKGYYSAFLGVAENVLGNVTSKSESADDVTTQYLDIEARLDNLTAQRTRLQELQASADALSDLLQIESSLSDVQYQIESYQSQLNWYANQVQYCTVNITLNEVETLTSTGSSLGARLTDAFRNGWSNFTAGVQTVLVFLIGAWPAIGIGIVCGVVFYKVRHPRKKQPRKPEAK; this is translated from the coding sequence ATGAGGTGGTATGAGTACAAGATGGAGGTCGATGACGTCCATGCCCCGGACGACCTGAAGGAAAAGCTGCTGGCCATGCAGAAGGCCCGGCAGGCCGAGCAGGCCGCATCCGGCACCACCCCCAAACCCCAGCTCACCCCGGCCCCTGCACTGGAAAAGAAGAAAAAGGCCCCCATCCGTTTCCCAGTCAAACGGGCGGCGGAACTGGCCGCCTGTGTGGCGCTGTGCGGTGTCTGCCTGTATGGTGCCGCGCTGAGCAAAAGCAGTTGGAACGGTGTCACCCTGTTCTCCGGCGGGTCTGCGCCCAGCACGGCAGCCGCCTACGATGCCGCACCGGAGCTTGCCACCTATTCTCTGGACGGCGGCGCAGACACCTACGGCACCGGCAGCGCCAAACACGCCGTGCGTGATGCCGGCAGCGCCGACCTGCTGACCTCCGGCAATGTGGAGGGCGAGAACGCGGCTTCCGGCACGGTGGACAGCGCCAAGCTCATCTACACGGCCGATCTCTCCATCGAGACGCAGGACTTCGATTGGTCCCAGCAGCAGTTGAACGAAACGCTCAGCGATGTGGACGGCTATATGGAATCCAGCAACGAGTACACCGACAGCACCGACAACACCCGCACCCTCTCGCTGACCCTGCGGGTGCCGAAGGGGTACTACAGCGCCTTCCTCGGCGTTGCCGAAAATGTTCTTGGCAATGTGACCAGCAAAAGCGAGAGCGCCGACGATGTGACCACCCAGTATCTGGACATCGAGGCCCGGCTGGACAATCTGACCGCCCAGCGCACCCGTTTGCAGGAATTGCAGGCCAGCGCGGACGCGCTCTCCGACCTGCTGCAGATCGAGTCCTCCCTGAGCGACGTGCAGTACCAGATCGAGAGCTACCAGAGCCAGCTGAACTGGTACGCCAATCAGGTGCAGTACTGCACCGTGAACATCACCCTCAACGAGGTCGAGACCCTGACCTCCACCGGCAGCAGCTTGGGTGCCCGGCTGACCGACGCCTTCCGGAACGGCTGGTCGAACTTCACCGCCGGGGTCCAGACGGTTCTCGTCTTCCTCATCGGCGCATGGCCCGCCATCGGCATCGGTATCGTCTGCGGCGTGGTGTTCTACAAAGTCCGCCACCCCCGCAAAAAGCAGCCCCGCAAGCCTGAAGCGAAGTGA
- a CDS encoding AEC family transporter: MLASLIFSLNSTMPLFFLMLLGYLLHRRQFLTDDFVAMANKFVFHVALPVQLFRDLATMDVRASFDGPYVLFCAAVTTASILVIWRLARLLLKDKHIVGEFVQASYRSSAAILGAAFIQNIYGTSGLSGLMILGSVPLYNIFAVVILTLESPSQDARSGMGEKLVRSLKGIVTNPILLGIAAGFAWSLLRLPMPAMANKTLSSLAGMTSPLALLAIGAGFRGRAALGYLKPTAVATVIKLILLPAIFLPVAVRLGFVDQKLVALMVMLGSVTTPAGYVMAKQMGHEGTLTGSVCVTTTFFSALTLTFWVFWARSRGYIV; encoded by the coding sequence ATGCTGGCAAGTCTGATCTTCAGCCTGAACAGCACGATGCCGTTGTTTTTCCTCATGCTGCTGGGCTACCTGCTCCACCGAAGGCAGTTCCTCACCGACGACTTCGTGGCCATGGCCAACAAGTTCGTCTTTCATGTGGCGCTGCCGGTGCAGCTGTTCCGGGACCTTGCCACCATGGATGTCCGTGCCAGCTTCGATGGCCCGTATGTGCTGTTCTGCGCTGCGGTCACCACGGCAAGCATTCTGGTCATCTGGAGGCTGGCCCGGCTCTTGTTGAAGGACAAGCACATCGTGGGGGAGTTCGTGCAGGCGAGCTACCGCTCTTCGGCGGCCATCCTCGGTGCGGCCTTTATCCAGAACATCTACGGAACCTCCGGCCTGTCCGGCCTGATGATCCTGGGCAGTGTGCCGCTGTACAACATCTTTGCGGTCGTCATCCTCACGCTGGAAAGCCCTTCGCAGGACGCCCGGAGCGGCATGGGGGAGAAGCTGGTCAGGAGCCTCAAGGGCATCGTGACCAACCCCATCCTGCTGGGCATCGCGGCGGGCTTTGCGTGGAGCCTGCTCCGCCTGCCCATGCCCGCCATGGCCAACAAGACGCTCTCCAGCCTGGCTGGTATGACCAGCCCGCTGGCCCTGCTTGCCATCGGTGCGGGCTTCAGGGGCCGCGCAGCGCTGGGCTACCTCAAGCCCACGGCCGTTGCAACGGTCATCAAGCTCATCCTCCTGCCGGCCATCTTCCTGCCCGTGGCGGTGCGGCTGGGCTTTGTGGACCAGAAGCTCGTGGCGCTGATGGTCATGCTGGGCAGTGTGACCACCCCGGCGGGCTACGTCATGGCCAAACAGATGGGCCACGAAGGCACCCTGACCGGCAGCGTCTGCGTCACCACCACCTTCTTCAGCGCCCTGACCCTGACCTTCTGGGTCTTCTGGGCGAGGAGCCGTGGATATATCGTATAA
- a CDS encoding ROK family protein → MKVMIFDVGGTEIKYSVMDDAMNRYESGSIPTPSDSQPHFLETLAQLYRPHRDEVDGIALSLPGFIDAEHGVVLGGGAPSIIYNIGTPVGPRLAELCGCKVWIENDGKAAAIAELQRGALQGCSNAAVFVIGTGVGGGLIVNGQLVRGRDFTAGEYSFMNTNADAWSDSKKTMAGQCSTSALLDAYRVRRQLPTDAPLNGRLFFDAANAGEPEALEVLEAFCRAVDVQIYNLSVLLDLEKVAIGGGISGQPLLIETLDRVYEEKILKGHPFSEEQARSLPRPEIVPCAFHNEANQIGALVSYLNAFYPQK, encoded by the coding sequence ATGAAGGTCATGATCTTTGACGTGGGCGGCACCGAGATCAAATACTCGGTCATGGACGATGCGATGAACCGGTACGAGTCCGGCAGCATCCCGACGCCCAGCGACAGCCAGCCGCACTTTCTCGAAACGTTGGCGCAGCTCTACCGCCCCCACAGGGACGAGGTGGACGGCATCGCACTGAGCCTGCCCGGCTTCATCGACGCCGAGCACGGTGTGGTCCTGGGCGGCGGTGCGCCCTCTATCATCTATAACATCGGCACCCCGGTGGGCCCGCGCCTGGCCGAGCTCTGCGGCTGCAAGGTCTGGATCGAAAACGACGGCAAGGCAGCTGCCATTGCCGAGCTGCAGCGCGGTGCGCTGCAGGGGTGCAGCAACGCGGCGGTGTTCGTCATCGGCACCGGCGTGGGCGGCGGCCTGATCGTCAACGGCCAGCTGGTGCGCGGCCGGGACTTCACCGCGGGCGAGTACAGCTTCATGAATACCAACGCCGACGCCTGGAGCGACAGCAAAAAGACGATGGCCGGCCAGTGCAGCACCTCCGCGCTGCTGGATGCCTACCGGGTGCGCAGGCAGCTGCCTACCGATGCCCCGTTGAACGGCAGGCTCTTCTTTGATGCGGCCAACGCAGGGGAGCCGGAGGCGCTGGAAGTGCTGGAAGCCTTCTGCAGGGCGGTGGATGTGCAGATCTACAACCTCAGCGTCCTGCTGGATCTCGAAAAGGTGGCCATCGGCGGCGGCATCAGCGGCCAGCCCCTCCTCATCGAGACCCTCGACCGGGTGTATGAGGAAAAGATTCTGAAGGGCCATCCCTTCAGCGAGGAGCAGGCCCGCAGCCTGCCCCGGCCGGAGATCGTGCCCTGCGCGTTCCACAATGAAGCCAACCAGATCGGTGCGCTGGTCAGCTACCTCAACGCATTTTACCCGCAGAAATAA
- a CDS encoding RNA polymerase sigma factor: MGQLTKDEVFALAVQRYSDAVYRAAYHNCSCAADAEDVVQDVFEKLLNYDGRFESEEHLKAWLLRVAINRCRDLTRAARQKDTELDENIPAPDQMEDGSVLDAVRTLPENYRNAVYLHYYEGYTAAEVGRMMGAPTNTVLSWLRRARAQLHTMLKEEIEDEVV; the protein is encoded by the coding sequence ATGGGACAGTTGACCAAAGACGAAGTTTTTGCGCTGGCTGTGCAGCGATACAGCGACGCCGTCTACCGAGCAGCCTATCATAATTGCAGCTGCGCGGCGGACGCCGAAGATGTGGTGCAGGATGTTTTCGAAAAGCTCCTGAACTACGACGGCCGCTTTGAGAGTGAGGAGCACCTCAAGGCCTGGCTGCTGCGTGTCGCCATCAACCGCTGCCGGGACCTGACCCGTGCAGCGCGCCAGAAGGACACCGAACTGGATGAGAATATCCCCGCGCCCGACCAGATGGAAGACGGCAGTGTGCTCGATGCGGTGCGCACCCTGCCGGAGAACTACCGCAATGCCGTGTACCTGCACTACTACGAAGGATACACGGCTGCGGAAGTGGGCCGGATGATGGGGGCTCCCACCAATACGGTGCTCAGCTGGCTGCGGCGGGCCCGCGCACAGCTACATACGATGCTGAAGGAGGAGATCGAAGATGAGGTGGTATGA
- a CDS encoding biotin transporter BioY, with translation MEKKLTTYQMAVTALMAAVMCVLGPLTVPIGAVPISLANFVICLTAWLLGPKFGTLSVAVYLCIGLIGVPVFSGYGAGLAKLAGPTGGYLVGYLLLALIGGLFIEKSNGNPVVSGIGLVLGDAACYVLGTAWFVFQMQCELGYALSVCVYPFIALDLAKIVVSCVVGALLRKRLVQAGVLKMA, from the coding sequence ATGGAGAAGAAACTGACGACGTATCAAATGGCAGTCACGGCGCTGATGGCAGCGGTGATGTGTGTTCTTGGCCCGCTGACGGTGCCCATCGGAGCCGTCCCCATCTCGCTGGCAAATTTTGTCATCTGCCTGACCGCCTGGCTGCTGGGCCCCAAGTTCGGCACCCTGAGCGTGGCGGTGTATCTGTGCATCGGCCTGATCGGTGTGCCGGTCTTCTCCGGCTACGGTGCAGGTCTGGCCAAGCTCGCCGGCCCCACCGGCGGTTATCTGGTGGGCTACCTGCTGCTGGCGCTCATCGGCGGCCTGTTCATCGAGAAGAGCAACGGCAATCCGGTGGTCTCCGGCATCGGTCTGGTGCTGGGCGACGCGGCCTGCTATGTGCTGGGCACGGCATGGTTCGTGTTCCAGATGCAGTGTGAGCTGGGCTACGCACTCTCGGTGTGCGTCTATCCCTTCATCGCGCTGGACCTCGCCAAGATCGTGGTCTCCTGCGTCGTGGGCGCATTGCTGCGCAAGCGTCTGGTGCAGGCAGGCGTCCTGAAGATGGCCTGA
- a CDS encoding FMN-binding protein → MKKHMSRNTLVMVLLDIVLGVVLSLYIANTGTMPAADNAATYTDGTYTASAKGCLSDVAVTVTITGGKVTNVDIDASGETPELGGKAAESLTASLKEAGSTAGVDAVTGSTMTSDAVFAAMDDCLAQAAQ, encoded by the coding sequence ATGAAGAAACACATGAGCCGGAACACCCTCGTGATGGTGCTGCTGGATATCGTTCTGGGTGTGGTGCTGTCGCTGTATATCGCCAACACCGGCACGATGCCTGCCGCAGACAACGCGGCCACCTACACCGATGGCACCTACACGGCCAGCGCCAAAGGCTGCCTGAGCGATGTGGCGGTCACCGTGACCATCACCGGCGGCAAAGTGACGAATGTGGACATTGATGCTTCGGGCGAGACGCCGGAACTGGGCGGCAAGGCGGCGGAAAGCCTGACAGCCAGCCTGAAAGAGGCAGGCAGTACCGCCGGTGTGGATGCTGTGACCGGCAGCACCATGACCAGTGACGCGGTCTTTGCCGCAATGGATGATTGTCTGGCGCAGGCCGCACAGTGA
- a CDS encoding leucine-rich repeat protein, translating into MLIDVLPLSDTTARLVRAYGEAPCIALPSALPTPEGGSWAVTELGDYCFSESPRNMPAPDAVCRYAVGEDGSAVLTRAFGRDRTGRHRRYDLDFGAAPEEDLHPVCGNFLEEAVLPDSLRVIGSCAFYNCRRLRTLSVGAGELTVGSDVFLNCFALADLIVRADPEQATGLFALVNNITEAVRALFWCPGEAAPRAGLWYPAYWEDVEESPAHILLHTFSGQGYHYRQCFLDGKILCAEYDAIFPDGHASEDKDIMAMLCFDRLRWPWGLTEQAKTPYTAFLKVNTGRVVARLLKAQDLDSLKALLALDVLDAAGFAEAAALAVQAEQAAAAALLADAAHSRQAAKPNRKRYDFDF; encoded by the coding sequence ATGCTGATTGATGTTTTACCATTGTCCGATACCACGGCCCGCCTTGTCCGGGCCTATGGGGAGGCCCCCTGCATCGCCCTGCCGTCGGCGCTGCCGACCCCGGAGGGCGGCAGCTGGGCTGTCACCGAACTGGGGGACTACTGCTTCTCCGAATCGCCCCGGAACATGCCCGCCCCGGACGCAGTCTGCCGCTACGCAGTGGGGGAAGACGGCAGCGCCGTCCTGACCAGAGCCTTTGGCCGGGACCGGACCGGACGGCACCGCCGCTATGACCTCGACTTTGGCGCTGCGCCCGAAGAAGACCTCCACCCCGTCTGCGGGAACTTCCTCGAAGAAGCCGTCCTGCCGGACAGCCTGCGGGTCATCGGGAGCTGCGCGTTCTACAACTGCCGCAGGCTGCGCACCCTGTCCGTGGGAGCGGGGGAGCTGACCGTGGGCAGCGATGTCTTTTTGAACTGCTTCGCACTGGCGGACCTCATCGTCCGGGCCGACCCGGAACAGGCCACCGGCCTGTTCGCGCTCGTCAACAACATCACCGAGGCCGTGCGGGCGCTGTTCTGGTGCCCCGGCGAGGCGGCCCCCCGCGCAGGTCTGTGGTATCCGGCCTACTGGGAGGATGTGGAGGAATCTCCGGCGCATATCCTGCTGCACACCTTTTCCGGGCAGGGATATCATTACCGGCAGTGTTTTCTGGATGGAAAAATCCTCTGCGCAGAATACGACGCTATTTTCCCGGACGGCCACGCCTCCGAGGACAAGGATATCATGGCCATGCTCTGCTTCGACCGCCTGCGCTGGCCTTGGGGCCTGACCGAACAGGCAAAGACCCCCTACACCGCGTTCCTCAAGGTGAACACGGGCCGGGTCGTGGCCCGGCTGCTGAAGGCGCAGGACCTTGACAGCCTGAAGGCCTTGCTGGCGCTGGATGTGCTGGACGCGGCCGGGTTTGCCGAGGCCGCAGCGCTGGCCGTTCAGGCCGAACAGGCTGCTGCTGCTGCCCTGCTGGCCGATGCCGCCCACAGCAGACAGGCCGCAAAGCCGAACCGGAAACGCTATGATTTTGACTTTTGA
- a CDS encoding VWA-like domain-containing protein, with product MPKETFFDPRKPFESKRPETHEEWQVRMGGEVLAVVRSGLYLDFRFLDLALSALTPTPDERCGVLATDGRILCYQPSALLRLYQQNPKYLNRLYLHTIFHCVFRHLWMKGKRDPRLWSLACDIAVENVIDGLNRSSVKRPLTYVRQNAYQCIAEEGKVVAAAPAYRWLVRQTPGVLRQLEREFCTDDHRLWPKDAPEQPQQMPTPLPQKTWQKIGERMQTELELRDKEAGEGADNLKEQVKAANRSRRSYRDFLRRFCVTREEVHLDPDEFDLNFYTYGLSVYGNLPLIEPLETRESRKIEELALVIDTSYSTSGELVRAFLAETYTLLKGRENFFHRMNLHLIQADNAIRQDLLVRNEDELIHAMNHFQLRGGGGTDFRPAFEYVSQLCAEKKFSNLRGLLYFTDGMGTYPARRPAYDTAFLFLGDRFDDANVPPWAMKVVLDEEEFAGPSARAASALAEALYDEDVPCRELNNT from the coding sequence ATGCCCAAAGAAACATTTTTCGACCCCCGCAAGCCGTTTGAATCGAAGCGCCCGGAGACCCACGAGGAGTGGCAGGTACGGATGGGCGGTGAGGTGCTGGCTGTGGTGCGCAGCGGGCTGTATCTGGACTTCCGCTTTCTCGACCTGGCGCTTTCGGCGCTGACGCCCACCCCGGATGAGCGGTGCGGTGTGCTGGCCACCGATGGCCGCATCCTCTGCTACCAGCCCAGCGCCCTGCTGCGGCTCTATCAGCAGAATCCGAAGTATCTCAACCGGTTGTATCTTCATACGATATTCCACTGCGTATTCCGACATCTCTGGATGAAAGGGAAGCGCGACCCGCGTCTGTGGAGCCTGGCCTGTGATATCGCGGTGGAAAACGTCATCGACGGGCTGAACCGCAGCAGCGTCAAACGGCCGCTGACCTATGTGCGGCAGAACGCCTATCAGTGCATCGCGGAAGAGGGCAAAGTCGTGGCAGCGGCCCCGGCGTACCGCTGGCTGGTCCGGCAGACGCCCGGTGTGCTGCGCCAGCTGGAGCGGGAGTTCTGCACCGACGACCACCGCCTCTGGCCGAAAGACGCCCCCGAACAGCCCCAGCAGATGCCGACCCCGCTGCCCCAGAAGACCTGGCAGAAGATCGGGGAGCGGATGCAGACCGAACTGGAACTGCGCGACAAGGAGGCGGGCGAGGGGGCCGACAACCTGAAGGAACAGGTCAAAGCCGCCAACCGCAGCCGCCGCAGCTACCGGGATTTTCTCCGCCGGTTCTGCGTCACGCGGGAGGAAGTCCACCTTGATCCCGACGAATTCGACCTGAACTTTTACACCTACGGCCTGTCCGTCTATGGGAACCTGCCTCTCATCGAGCCGCTGGAAACGCGGGAGAGCAGAAAGATCGAGGAACTGGCCCTCGTCATCGACACGAGCTATTCTACCTCCGGCGAGCTGGTCCGGGCATTTCTGGCCGAGACCTACACCCTGCTGAAAGGGAGGGAGAACTTCTTCCACCGGATGAACCTGCACCTCATCCAGGCCGACAACGCCATCCGGCAGGACCTTCTGGTCCGGAACGAGGACGAGCTCATCCATGCGATGAACCACTTCCAGCTGCGGGGCGGCGGCGGAACGGATTTCCGCCCGGCGTTCGAATACGTCAGCCAGCTCTGCGCCGAGAAAAAGTTCTCCAACCTGCGGGGCCTGCTCTACTTTACCGACGGCATGGGCACCTACCCGGCCCGCCGCCCGGCCTACGATACGGCGTTCCTGTTTCTGGGCGACCGTTTCGATGACGCCAATGTCCCGCCCTGGGCCATGAAGGTCGTGCTGGACGAGGAAGAATTTGCAGGCCCGTCTGCCAGAGCCGCGTCGGCCCTTGCCGAGGCGCTGTACGACGAGGACGTCCCCTGCCGCGAACTGAACAACACCTGA